The genomic region GCAGCAGCACAGCCAATGAGAATGATCCTCTATAGTTCATGCATTCTTTCCagtccaaaaaaaacaaaaacaaaaaacaaacaaaaaaaccaaaaacaggTTCATCAAGGAACTCTTAAGTATAGAGAAATGCTGATCAAAAAAGTGACAAGTTACAAACAAtagatatatattattataagtaAATATTATGCACAATAAGGATACAGTACTTTACAGTGGCCCAAAAATGTATGTGGTCACTCTTAACAAAGTGACATTTGAGTGAAAAAAACCTCCCTTCCTTTATGATTTTCTAACATGCTGCCCTGAAGCTCTCTGACGTGAACCATACCACTCCTATATTTATAGAATGGGGATTTTGTAGTGACGCAggactttaaaaatatttccttTCATAGAAGATGTTTTACAATTCTATTTACTACAATACAGTGTTCAAATAACTTTACTGGCAAACAGAGCAAGAGGAAGCTGAGAGTACAGACTAAACTAGACTAGACCTTAGTCACAAACAAGTAGCTCCTAAAAACTGTACATTTACAGTTTGAAGACCTCAAACAAAATTCAGCTGCTCAATAAAAAGACTGaagagaatttatttttaatgaaagaatACTCCAATAAAAATGGTTGTAAAAAGCCTGTAGCTCAAAGAGTTTAACATGGCTGGACTTTCTGAGAGCTTAATAAAATACCTACATGAAAAATTGTGAAACTTTTCACAGTCAGTCACAAACTTAAAGCTGTTTTGAAAAAAGGAGGAATATTAAGTAGAGAAATAACCCCTGTAAAAATCAGCAGGCAGAGTAGTGTAACTAATTaagtcttttttatttatttatatgtatttccTCCATTCAGTGGTCTAAGCCCTTTTCCCCCCCTTGTGGTAACATTAGTGTCTCTTCTATATGCACTTCCACATACCTATAATCAAAAACATCCTGTACATGTGATTTTAGATCAGCAAGTGCATTTTGTTATTACTAAGACAAGCTAGAATACTGTAAAGTTTGggaattttcttttatttggtTTGGCAAGATATATAAGTCATGAATAGCTTTTATTGGTCAATTAAAACCATTTTAAGTGATTTTCGCATATGTATATACAGAACACACACCATAATACAAACACTTTCTATTAGTATTCCAAACCCCTGTTTTTCCTGTTGTGTGAACACAGGCAGCAACACCATCTAGTGTTTCTAGAAGGTGCTACTTCCCTGGCCCAAGCCAAGATTAGTTGAGAATATAGTTTTGCacaaaacatttcttgttactgccctcaacaaaaaatatatagagcAATCACCctattaaaatatacataaaatgttTTGGAAGCTTATTAATCAAATTCAAATACCAGATCTCTCAAATATAAAAGCTGAGAATTTGCAATATTACATCTCGACTGGCATTTAAAAAGTGTTGCCTCACTTCATATTTGTCAACTTCATAGTCAAATTTGCAGGTTTAAGCTGCAGCTTCAGAGAAAATGTCACTAATACTCACAAATACATTGTGacttttgtgtgttttggtcCCAAGAGCATCTATGTCTGCAAAAAATTTAGCAGCAAGTGTTTTCTACACAAGTTAAAGTGGACCTATATGCTTTATTACATTGTCAATTTTCTTTTGTGTGTaatattgctgtttgagcatgaaaaatgtcTGCAGTTTAAAGAGCACAATGtctctatatcagtaagcactgtttctgaactccttGAAACActttgtagtcttgagttttcttccaggagCGTACACGTCACTATATCTCTCATTTAAATAACTCCCACCCAAGACATATGCAAAATAATAGGGCCAGGTCTGGTTGAGTTACATTAGCAGTTGTTGAAAGGGGCATGACATTTCCGAAACACACTCGaagcggttgaccaatcacaacgcactggtccagccaaccaatcagacCATACTGAGCTTTTCGGAAGAAGACACTAAacaggggtgtgtttcccaaaagcatcgttagccaactaacattgCAAGTTCTGTCGTTACTAACATATTTCAATGATTttgtgtttcccgaaaccatagtttaaacaaatattcgcaaactgcatcacaaacttgtgtggttggaacgacagctcttggttatgacatgtggacttaataaatccttatcttgagcaaaataagcaagctgacattaagtacaatgtatatcttttattttgaatatatacaaatatcatttacatattttagtttgtcaagagattttaagcacTGTTTTTGAAGAGCGCGCATGTGCGTATATGCTCTAGAACGAGCCTATGattgaaataaagcaaaataactgagaaaaatgagaattagtcatCAGATGCCATGTacataatttatagcaaaaaaaatctagcattGATTCGATCTCCAATGGATTCATTTAAAGAGGTTATTACTCCACCTGCTTGACATCATTCACCAACGTGGCTGAACGTCAGGATTGCGACAATACGGTTTCAGGAAACAGCCGtaactagctagttgatttgctcaacgatgcatcgtactatggtagtgaaGCATCAAGTTACGTCATTGtatgggaaacgcaccccatagcgttactgacagactgggaagagaggtgctgcaacaatatcacatatgtgaaaaaaaaaaaaaaacattcaagcatgaataCCTATTTTAACAAAATCAAGACATTGTAAaagagcataataggtcctctttaaaattACCTTCCGTGGGAGTCCAGTGTCTTGGTCTAACATATTTCCATATATATGACAagaagacaaaaataatgactttttctagaataaaaatatgattatatataattattaattatgtaTACACAGTGTATATGATGCACATGATTATGCACACATTATTTTCTTCAGGCAATACTATGATGAGGTTCAGTTAGAACTtgcaaaataactaaagcaGTGAGTGTTCTTGAATCACACTTTAAATTCAATACAGTAACAAGCTGAACCAAATTAGAAGCTTCATGTAAAATTCTAGAGTGAATTAATAACTACTCATACTCAGGCTACCAAACAGCACATAGCTGAACTAAGCTGAACTTCTGACATATGTTATCCTTGACCAGGTGCATTGGTATTGCTTTTCTctttaaattgctttttaattaaattctgctgtaataaaaacccatgacctttgcaACTCTTTTAAAAACTAAAGTCAAATTTGTGATTCCATTAGCATACGTGATAAGCAGCCTCTAAAATAGAGGCTCTATTTTTGTGTTAGTGCAGAAACAAATCAGTTGAACCTGTGATCTTCCAGGATAGGGGTGACATGGTTTGTTCACATTCTCATGTGCATTCTTTTCAGTTTATTCTCATCATCTACACAAACTGGTTTAGCCACATCTTTGtgtcattattttgtgtgtttttcttcaCCAACACACCGCACTCCATCAAGTAACATTGGTGTCCCGTGGTGGCGCTCTGTGAAAGACAATAGGTAGATTCTTATTTTAGTGATTCTAACTTAAaaggtaagttcacccaaaaatgaaaattctgtcattaattactcaccctcatgtcgttccacacccataagacctttgttcatcttcgaaacacaaattaagatatttttcataaaatgcgatggctcagtgaggcctgcgttgccagcaagacaattaacattttttaaatgcccagaaagctactaaagacgtatttaaaacagttcatgtgactacagtggttcaatacttttgtattccaaaaaaaaacatattgaaGACTTTTTGCAATATCTAATGTTGgtgtttcaaaacactgcttcatgaagctttacgaatcttttgtttcgaatcatagttcggagtgccaaagtcacacaatttcagtaaatgaagcttcgttacgtcattaagtgttttgaaatttcaatagttcacgtgactttggcagtttgatactcgctccgaaccactgattcgaaacaaaagatttgtaaagcttcaaagcttcatgaagcagtgttttgaaatcacccatcactagatattgtcatAAATAAGtcgttaattttttatttttttatttttttggagcacaaaagtattttcattgctttataacattaaggttgaaccactgtagtcacgtgaactgttttaaatatgtctttagtagctttctgggcattgaaagtgttaattgtcttcctggcaatgcaggcctcactgagccatcagattttatgaaatatcttaatttgtgttccaaagatgaatgaaggtcttacaggtgtggaacaacatgagggtgagtaattaatgacagaattttcatttttgggtgaactaaccctttaatgtttccatttaaaacagttcacgtgactacagtggttcagcattaatgttatgaaatgacgagaatactttttgcattCCAAAAAACATATTGAAGACTTTTTGCAATATCTAATGTTGgtgtttcaaaacactgcttcatgaagctttacgaatcttttgtttcgaatcatagttcggagtgccaaagtcacatgatttcggTAAACGAGGCTCCATTACGTcattaagtgttttgaaatttcaatagttcacgtgactttggcagtttgatactcgctccaaaccactgattcgaaacaaaagatttgtaaagcttcaaagcttcatgacgcagtgttttgaaatcacccatcactagatattgtcatAGATAAGtcgttaatttttttattttattttattttttttggagcacaaaagtATTTTCatgctttataacattaaggttgaaccactgtagtcacatgaactgttataaatatgtctttagtagctttctgggcattgaaagtgttaattgtcttcctggcaatgcaggcctcactgagccatcagattttatgaaaaatatcttaatttgtgttctgaagatgaacgaaagtcttatgggtgtagaacaacatgagggtgagtaatttatgacagaattttcatttttgggtgaactaaccctttaatgtttcctAACAATTCTAAGCatcaaactatatatatatatatatatatatatatatatatatatatatatatatatatatatatatataaaaattaaatctaattGAGTATCCTTACTACAAAATATTAccaaaaatagtaatattaccaATTCTGTTATTGTTTCCCAGGCAGATTAGAAAGTTTAGAGTTGTAGATTACTGTTGTGACAAAATTAAAGGTTATGTGTATAATAATTTGGTAACAATTTATaacaaggtttcatttgttaacaagctaaatataatagtttaaataaactaacaatgaacaatactccTACAGCATTATTAatcttattattaataaatgactcATTATTATGTCGTGTTAATTAAACCGCTTTTTCGGATATTACATTTCATGtagtgtaatatagctgtttgtgaatgtaaaaggtctgcaaagttttaaagttattagtcagtaattccagtcttacttcctgcAACCTAtataggtttgtaacaaatttgcataataccagcctatggtcttcattggctgcccgcaAACAACGTCTACTTTGACCTGCCCTCAAACACTTGTTGTAACTTTAaggactggaagagtttggtttgtgttgtcaaaatgttgacaagatgTTGTTTTCTCTACTGTGAAAACAAATCCTCTTTGCATGCACTTCCGTGGTCACAAATGTCTGGGCCATCTAACccatcagagcagagtaggctcatGGAAAGGAGAGCTTTAGAgagtttattattttcaataatgaagcttattgtaaagtgttaccaactttattttaatttaatttattttttaaataatgtctgCTACCCCAGCTTAATATTCAGAGACAACTGCTGGCCCAAAAACAACACACTTCACTTCACGCTCTGTTATGAATGTCTAGAGATCTGTTGGCAGTGCGTGTGTGTAGAGAGTGTATCTCACCCATAACTCTGGCCTGTAATTTAACTTTAATGCTGCTGTCCCTTCTGCTCCTGTTGACCAGGGTGAGTTCCTCCTGTACCACTCCCTCCTGCTGAGCGATGTACTCACAAACCACCTTCACTCCCCCTTAAAAAGGGCAGAGAAAGATGGAAGACAATGAGTGGGATGGATAAAGATAGCAAGGAGTGCAAAGACAACACAAAATAACAGGGACAATAAAAAAGATAGGTAAAAGCATCGATGACCAGCATAAGATTGAAGATCAAAATTATCATAGAGAAACAATCATCTAACTGAGTGCAGAGTGCTAGCATCTTCTTTTAGAAGGCAAATTGTATTCTCGGATACGGCAAACCTACTTTAGATTTCCCTAGAGATTCAACTGTGGGAAAAATGACACCACTATAAACGCACTAAATGTGTTTCAGCTAATGGAGAGATCGATGACGGATTGAAATGGGAGTGTGACTATTGATCGTAACATGACGTCTAGCATTTGGCTTGATGTTTTATTACCCATCAGGGGTACAGACAGTCTTGCTCTGATAGTGCTtacactactggtcaaaagtttggaataattacgaTTTTTctttaagtctcttatgctcaccaaagtaataaaaaatgataataattaagcaccaaatcatcatattagaatgatttctgacggatcatgtgacactgaggactggagtaatgatgctgaaaattcagttttgccatcacagaaagacattttaaaatatattcaaacagaaaacaatttcttttactgtattttgagcaaataaatgcagccttagtgaaaATTAGTCTTTCAAAATcatgaaaaataatgttaattattccaaacttttgactggtattgtatgttttataaccTTTTCAAATTATTTACAGTATGTTATTGCTTAGTTTTAGCTACATATATCTAGTGGCGCATGTGCATGAGGCAAGACGAGATGTTTTCTGTAATTTCACATCCTTCATTGAGTCAAGGAAGCCTGAAGTTGTGGTCACATTTACCTCTGCTCTGCGAAATTTCGCAGGCAACTTCCAATTTATTTCAATAGCAATCCGAGCAAAGGCGAAAACGTTCCCCGCACAGATTTTGCTTATGCTGTTCAAGTTGGTCATGCGAATGTGCCACGCTGACCAACAGGAGGCTGCTTGGTTTGTAAATGATTTCTATGTGAGTAATGCTTCATACAtcgctacactattgacaatggAAAATTGACCCTTTTTTGCTGATTGTGAACTAACCTAAAAGTCAGCAGGAAACGGAAGTTGTGATAGTTTTTCTTCCCTATAATTGTAacatatatccaagtgaaatggcttcttgaacaacaaaaacataGGGCAgtacttgattttatccattgaCACATGTGAAATGTGAATTGTTGTCCATCGTTTTACGAGCAATTattgataaagaaaaatgtcacaTCAAGCcagtaaaagtgaaagtaaaaactgtCCGATGAGAGCTGAATTTACTTCAACATGTTCTGATAATGGTATATAACGGTcttcttaatatttttcttgTGGCCCAtacatagtaaaaaaaaaaaagggaagagaagtattttgtgttaatagaaagtagtttttttaatgGGGAGTAAGCTAATCTAAAATCTTTTATTATCATCGCAGTGCGTCGGATATGTGATGCACTATGAAATTATTGCGGGGCAAATTAATTGTATTTCTAATTTAATAATACAAGTATCAGTCTCCTGCGCCGGGAAAACAATTCATCAGAGAATAGAAGTGTGGCAAGCAGGGCAGGGCCGAGAGCCATGGGCATGGAGCGAGGCCAGTGCTAATAAGCGTCACTTGTACGCCACACCGGACTCGAGTCCCACGGAGGAGATCCGGAaggataaaaggaggagtgacaACGCTGTAGgacaagagaggaccaggcctggactttatgttgtgttttattatgtttatatgaGGCAGTCGTCCATGAGGGGCTACcgctttactttcgttttgttttatttttgagaataaagtttaTGTTGAACGTTCACTGGTTCCCACCTCTTTCTTCCCTGAACACAAACCTTGCTACAataagagatgtcgctgcaagaggaAAGGGAAGTTActttgatgaaagattatgagggcacatgacaAATCACGAATAAATCATTTACTGCTATAttccataaataaataagaattgtcaattttgatttcattgtgaATGGTTAGGAATAACAAATGTTGCTTGTTCAATCCCAAGCAAGACTTTCAAAATCACAAGTATTGTTCATTACTCCTAAGTAGGGCACTTAACCCAGGTTGCTCCATTGGGACTATTACTGTTTGTAATAAGTCTTCTGTAAGTAGCTTCAGGTGAAAAGCCTCTGTTGAACAGCTCAACACCTCTCAATAGtgtttatatgaatatataaacattCAAGGGTGGTAAGACTCTCTGTATAGTAAAAGCTGGTTTAAGACCACCACAAAAATGCATACCCTCAGGGCGTGGAGTGATGCGTGTTGCACGTAGCCGTGGTTTTGCCGTAGTACGAAGCGCAGGGGAAAGGGTGACATCTTTGCCCAGTGTTGGGACTTGGGGCAAAGAAAAGATGATTTCATATTTGTGATGGCTCCTTAAAAATCCCACCTGAATAAAGAGTAAATCAGACAGTGATTTCAGCATGCAACACATCTTATACTggcaatgttttttttagactattaaattttattgaaaaataatatctttttttctttgcttattTTTTAAGGTTTTATAACTCAAGACAGGAGAAAACGCTTTCTGTCACCTTAACAAGATATGCACCATCAGGCTCTGGTAGAGCAGTAATGAGTTTATCCTGAAGCTTTTCATCACAGCTATTGTTAATGGGAGCATCTTCGTCATCATCAGGGAAATGTACTCCACCTTTTGAAGTGGAGCCTGGTGAAGAGAAAGCGTGGAGTTAATATCACAAAGATGGATACTGGACCAGAAGATACATGCTGAGATGATTAATGCGGGCTGCACCCAGTGTGGGAGAGCTGCTAGAACAAACACACTCTGAAAGTGTTGAGACAACGAGAAGTCAGGATCTataaatatataggcctaaagcACATTTAGATCAAATCATAATGtctagcatttttttttttactattatgtaaaaaatttatatacacacacatacacattctgACAGACACAGAAAAGACACTGACTTTTCCTTCCTGTTGCCATGTCGACATAAGGCCAGGGAAATCAAGGGATGATTATTGCCGTCAATGTGATTTCATCTCCAAATAACAGATATTGAGTCACAGAGAATAAACCCTGCAGAGGAACAGAAGATGCCTGTGAATTGTGATCTATGATCATTTTGTCCTATAAtgtcctatatatatatatatatatacacacacacacaaatatacatatacagtgcTTTGCATATACATATACTGTAATGACTACAGAAATTGTAGTCATTACTGATTCGAAATgacatgacaaaaattgtagttGGTAATGTAATCAAttacattatacatttaaggTAATATAATCAGACTattttttgattacttttagataACTTTTGACccaacaaaaatacaaagagatAGAAAATATATTCAATTCTTTGTTATCAACAACATGAAGTGCTTTACATATTAAATTACTTCTGGGTTTCCCAGAATTGGGTTCATGATGGAACTGCAGTGGTTTGTGAATTTAATGAAAagctattaattaaaaaataaaataaaataaaatttaaatatttatatgtattattattgttattattattgacttaattttatatttgacctaacttattaacttaaaatctctGGGGGTACAAGTAAATATATTAAGTCAAAGAagttcagctgacaaaaaagTTGGGAATCCCTGCAttgcatgtaaatatgaaatgtgAATGTGATGTGAATTTGTACATATTAATGTGTTTGAAAAACAAAAGCCTTCCAGAGACAATAATACATGGTTAAATGACTTACTGAgtgataatttaaataataatgaatgtgttCATCAGGAGCTGATATGCAATGTTGAGAAAACACTtcttaaaagtgaaatgattcCTGTAAATCCATTGATCATGCTGTGGGtctcagttttcagtgtcacatgactagTGGCTGGTCTGTGTGTGCAATTCCACAAACCTGGAAGAGCTTCTGAACGTATATAAGTAGTAGACTTTTTAGAAAGGaaatttaaaaatttacaaaataaagtaGTAGTAAGGAGAATCAGTggattatgaataatttactgtCATTGTGAGAATaacatgtaatcatgtaatcaataaaaaaaatagccgTAGTCTGATTACGAGTATTTTAATACATAACGTTATCTTATTACAAGTacttaatttttggaatctTATTTCCTTGGAGtttaattttcatgtttggcTCGATTTTGACATTCCAGGAAACAAATTGGTTCTATATTCTGAATTGGAGGATAAGGATAATAATTGGCATGCCAAATAACAGGCCTCATAAAAGATTACTCAGATGATTCGCCATATTAACCTCAGTTTCTACTGAGAactaatgatgatgataaagCATTACAGTTGTAGGGGACCTCCCATCCTGTGGTGTTTAACCCAGTGGGACTTTGCTGCAATGTCAATGAAATGCAAATCTTGTGGGACACGCAATTAATAATTTAGAGGTTGGGGAAATAACCTGCATGTATGTTAAAGACCATAAAATTTGCATTGCACCTGATGGAGGGAGAATgttaaaaatactatatattatatatatatatatatatatatatatatatacacacacacacacacacacacacacacacaaaccgatcacacataacattatgagcactgacaggtgaagtgaataacactgattatttgTTCATCACGGCaactgttagtgggtgggatatattaggcagcaagtggacattttgtcctcaaagttgatgtgttagaagcaggaaaaatggacaagtgtaaggatttgagcaagTTTGATAAgaaccaaattgtgatggctatacgactgggtcagagcatctccaaaactgcagatCTTGtagggtgttcctggtctgcagtctatctatcaaaagtggtccaaggaaggagcagtggtgaaccggcgacagggtaatgggcggccaaggctcgtTGATGCACGCGGGaagcgaaggctggcccatgtggtccgatccaacagacgagctactgtagctcaagttgctcaagaagttaatgctggttctgatagaaaggtgtcagaaatacacagtgcatcgcagtttgttgtgtatggggctgcatagctgcagaccagtcaggttgtccatgctgacccctgttcaccgccgaaagcaccaacagtgggcatgtgagcatcagaactggaccacggaccAATGGAAGaaggtctgatgaatcatgtaatcattttttacatcatgtggatggatgggtgcgtctcttacctggggaacacatggcaccaggatgcactatgggaagaaggcaagctggcggagtcagtgtgatgctttgggcaatgttctgctgggaaaccttgaatcctgccatccatgtggatgttacatTGACACGTACCatctacctaagcattgttgcagaccatgtacaccctttcatgaaaacggtattccctgatggctgtggcctctttcagcaggataatgtgccctcccacaaagcaaaaatggtttgaggagcacaacaacgagtttgaggtgttgacttggcctccaaatttcccagatctcaatccaatcaagcatctgtgggatgtgctgaactccgatccatggaggctccacctcacaacttacagaacttaaaggatctgctgctaacatcttggtaccagataccacagcacaccttcaggggtctagtggagtctatacctcgacgggtcagggctgttttggcagcaaaagggggaccaacataatattaggaaggtggtcacaatgttatgcctgatcggtgcaTATGGCATGGCCACGCCcgtgattaaaataaaaaaaaaaacatacaacataCATTTTACAAAACTGCTGTTCGTATCTTGAAGTTGAAAACTTTTAATAGTGCAcccttaaaaaatgttttggcaaATTTATAGAATCAATCCTAATTGCCAATTTGAAGCTGTTGTAATCACATCATTGCACACTGTAATCTTTGTTTTGTGCCATAAATGATGTACTTGGGTGAAGAACTGCAGAGAGGTAAAGCTTGTCTGTCCCTGATTGTTTCCCTGTAGATCATGCACGCAGATGGGATTCCAGACCCATCTTGATTAGTAGTGACCCAAACAGCAATTTCACATGAAAATCTTAGGCTTAATCGGGATCATTACACCAGTTCAGTCAAGGTTATTTCAGAGAATGACACTCACATTCAAACTAAAGAGGCTTATGATACCGCTCTCATCCCGACTGACCTATACCCAGCCATTCTTCCAAACCACCCCTGCAAAATCACGTCAAATATGACGGTAAGAAAAAAGCGGCTTATGCAATAATAATCGCTCTGAAATCGCTGAGATGGGCGACGCAAGTTATAGAGATGTCGATTTTTAATATGGGGCGTCCCCGAGGAATCCGGCTTTAGTGGATAAACAAAACCTGCGATAGCAGCGCCTGACGACAAGGCATCTCTCGTTCATAATTTATTAAAGTACAGCATGTTATATTATGTAAAAATGGGACAACACTGGGCGTCGCGTGCCAGTGTCCCGTACGGCACCACtgacagtataaaaaaaaacaatttgacATTAAAAGAGTAACTGGTTCAGCGAAAATGTTTTGTCTATTAATCATATAGCTTATGTTAGGTTTGAACAGAATTATAATACACGTCTTCTAAAGGCAGTTTATTGCAGAATTATTCAACAACAGACCGACTTTAGGAGGGAATTTTGAGTCTTCTATTAATAGGTCCCACTTAAAAACTGAAATTCTGCAATGAGGCTTTAAACTGTGTGCGCGTGCACGTAGACTATACACACATAGTTTAATATCAAAATAATACTAAGAGGAAACACAATGGAAATCAAACTTACCTATCTTGAATGTACTGTACAGTAGGTGCAGGTTTGTGGCGTTGCCTGAAGCGCTGTGCCATCAGTCCCCTCGAACGCAGCGTGCAGCAGGTCTGACGCTGCGCGCGGTCACAAGAAAGGAGCTGCAGCTATTGGTTACTGATGGTTACTTAACGTCTatctctctttttcttcctcTCTCATTATATATACATGAAATGTGCCAACAAGAAGAGCGGAACAACGATGGATTTAAGTCCAGACCAGTGTCCCAGAGCCCCTGGCTATCAGTGTCCTGATACTCAGCACTGCAAATTCaatatgtatataaatgaaGTGCTTGCTGGCAATAATAGAATGAAATACAATAAATGGTCACCCAAAATCAAAGATgcaatacataaaaaaacatgctgttgctgctttaaaggattattagttcaccccaaaatgaaaattctgtcaataattactcatcctcatgtcgaaagaatttcgttcatc from Megalobrama amblycephala isolate DHTTF-2021 linkage group LG7, ASM1881202v1, whole genome shotgun sequence harbors:
- the si:ch211-151p13.8 gene encoding UPF0687 protein C20orf27 homolog, which encodes MATGRKSSTSKGGVHFPDDDEDAPINNSCDEKLQDKLITALPEPDGAYLVKVGFLRSHHKYEIIFSLPQVPTLGKDVTLSPALRTTAKPRLRATRITPRPEGGVKVVCEYIAQQEGVVQEELTLVNRSRRDSSIKVKLQARVMERHHGTPMLLDGVRCVGEEKHTK